From a single Chrysiogenia bacterium genomic region:
- the thrC gene encoding threonine synthase codes for MSAQAATKEGAPKLKAHFENLSGGHRYDVFDVIYRCRETGELLQVVHDPKALAAVHDAQGWKDLFDSRIGCNNWPYGSGVWGKKEFVLPNIDDENVVSMYEGNSNLFWAERFGKEVGVEDLWIKMCGNSHTGSFKDLGMTVLVSAVKQMIADGKQIPAVACASTGDTSAALSAYAAAAGIPAVVFLPRDKVSLAQLIQPVANGALVLSLDTDFDGCMEMVQKICTQENLYLANSMNSLRIEGQKSISVEIVQQFNWTVPDWVVIPGGNLGNVSALGKGFELMRKLGMIDRVPRICCAQAEHANPLYTSYKNGWAPLEAITAKKTLASAIQIGNPVSFDKAVKVLNQFDGVVEQASEQELADAAARCDLTGTFNCPHTGVALAAMLKLKERDEIKKDDRVVVISTAHGLKFTEFKVGYHREELEGIKSTYRNVPVELPNEYDAVKRAIYERVEAMQK; via the coding sequence TCGGCACAGGCCGCTACAAAAGAAGGAGCCCCCAAGCTCAAAGCCCATTTCGAGAACCTCAGTGGAGGCCATCGCTACGACGTCTTCGATGTCATTTACCGCTGCCGCGAAACCGGCGAGCTGCTCCAGGTCGTTCACGACCCCAAGGCCCTGGCGGCGGTGCACGACGCGCAGGGGTGGAAAGACCTCTTCGACAGCCGCATCGGTTGCAACAACTGGCCCTACGGCTCGGGCGTGTGGGGCAAGAAGGAATTCGTCCTTCCCAACATCGACGACGAGAACGTCGTCTCCATGTACGAAGGCAACTCGAACCTTTTCTGGGCCGAGCGTTTCGGCAAGGAAGTAGGGGTCGAGGATCTGTGGATCAAGATGTGCGGCAACTCGCACACCGGTTCGTTCAAGGACCTGGGCATGACGGTGCTCGTCTCGGCGGTCAAGCAGATGATCGCCGATGGAAAGCAGATCCCGGCCGTGGCCTGCGCGTCGACCGGCGATACCTCGGCCGCGCTCAGCGCCTATGCCGCCGCCGCGGGCATTCCGGCCGTGGTGTTTCTGCCGCGCGACAAGGTTTCACTGGCCCAGCTCATCCAGCCCGTCGCCAACGGCGCGCTGGTGCTCTCGCTGGACACGGACTTCGACGGCTGCATGGAGATGGTGCAGAAGATCTGCACCCAGGAAAATCTCTATCTGGCCAACTCCATGAACTCGCTGCGCATCGAGGGGCAGAAGTCCATTTCGGTGGAGATCGTCCAGCAGTTCAACTGGACCGTGCCCGACTGGGTCGTGATTCCCGGCGGCAACCTGGGCAACGTCTCGGCGCTGGGCAAGGGATTCGAGCTCATGCGCAAGCTGGGCATGATCGACCGCGTGCCGCGCATCTGCTGCGCGCAGGCCGAACACGCCAACCCGCTCTACACGTCCTACAAGAACGGGTGGGCGCCGCTCGAGGCCATCACGGCGAAAAAGACGCTGGCCTCGGCCATTCAGATTGGCAACCCGGTTTCTTTCGACAAGGCGGTGAAGGTACTCAACCAGTTCGACGGCGTGGTCGAGCAGGCCAGCGAGCAGGAACTGGCCGACGCGGCCGCGCGCTGCGACCTGACGGGCACCTTCAACTGCCCGCACACGGGCGTCGCGCTGGCGGCGATGCTCAAGCTCAAAGAGCGCGACGAGATCAAGAAGGACGACCGCGTGGTGGTGATCAGCACCGCCCACGGGCTCAAGTTTACGGAGTTCAAGGTGGGCTACCACCGCGAGGAACTCGAAGGGATCAAGTCCACCTATCGCAACGTGCCGGTGGAACTGCCCAACGAATACGACGCAGTAAAGCGCGCCATCTACGAGCGCGTCGAGGCGATGCAGAAATAG